A single window of Bos javanicus breed banteng chromosome 19, ARS-OSU_banteng_1.0, whole genome shotgun sequence DNA harbors:
- the LOC133232622 gene encoding angiotensin-converting enzyme-like protein Ace3 isoform X1 encodes MELDRDWATASSGSAVLLVMGTRWTCPGPSLLVLFCCAVAQGDQDSDQLYNETVAKAFLEFYERTAQVVWNQFMAAAWNYVTNITKKNQEEMLYKDVEKSQHTLYFGTRARMFKIANFQDSDVKRMLSKLLNVDKAALPKEELREYNEILAYMETTYSMAQVCLNEGPCLPLEPDLEEVMATSRDQKELLWAWQGWRDAVGRQLRMTFERYVQLSNKAAKLNGYQDMGALWRSKYESDTLQKDLEQLFQELQPLYLNLHAYVRRALYRFYGPELIDLRGPIPAHVLGNMWAQSWVNILDLALPFPEKPPEDITKIMQGQHWKPEKMFQEAEKFFTSMGLLSTPPEFWKNSMMERPTDGREVECHASAWDFYNGKDFRIKKCTEVTIEDLLSIFHQMGHIQYFLQYKNLSVIFRAGANPAFEEAVGSVVTLSASSHKHLLNRGLLSQQHQDKEEEVNFLMSVALEKIAFIPFAYLMDLFRWKVFDGTIEKDVYNQEWWNLRLKYQGLCPPIPRTEEDFDPGAKFHISASLPYIRYFLSLVLQFQFHEALCKASGHMGPLHRCDIYNSKEAGKLLEDVLKLGSSKPWPEVLEKMTGETKVSTKALMTYFKPLLNWLVTENVRQGEILGWPDFSCSFEERETSRAAFLGMELNSDQVKSWQWTLLALSFVMLLAVLLLGRRLYTMEKSSLTQDTSTQDTWSQSTRSQSPRSQDASAIKPASKACFLGIAMEPHQVVKRQWMLLGLCLLLMLCSIGLIIWIFTQHNRKPPWMRDEWGSWD; translated from the exons ATGGAGCTGGACCGTGATTGGGCCACAGCCTCCTCCGGCTCTGCTGTTCTTTTGGTCATGGGAACAAGATGGACTTGCCCTGGCCCTTCCCTCCTTGTGCTCTTCTGTTGTGCCGTGGCTCAGGGTGACCAGGACTCAG ACCAGCTCTACAATGAGACTGTGGCAAAGGCCTTCCTGGAGTTTTACGAGCGAACAGCCCAGGTTGTATGGAACCAGTTCATGGCGGCCGCCTGGAACTATGTCACCAAcatcacaaagaaaaatcaagaggAGATG CTGTACAAGGACGTGGAGAAGTCCCAGCACACACTGTACTTTGGCACGCGGGCCCGCATGTTTAAGATCGCCAACTTCCAGGACTCGGACGTGAAGCGCATGCTGAGTAAGCTGCTGAACGTAGACAAGGCGGCCCTGCCCAAGGAGGAGCTCCGGGAG TACAACGAGATTCTGGCCTACATGGAGACCACGTACAGCATGGCCCAGGTCTGCCTGAATGAGGGGCCCTGCCTGCCCCTGGAGCCTG ACCTCGAAGAAGTCATGGCCACCTCCCGAGACCAGAAGGAGCTGCTGTGGGCCTGGCAGGGCTGGCGGGACGCCGTGGGTCGCCAGCTCCGCATGACCTTTGAGCGCTACGTGCAGCTCAGCAACAAGGCTGCGAAGCTCAATG GTTACCAAGACATGGGGGCCTTGTGGAGGTCCAAGTACGAGTCCGACACGCTGCAGAAAGACCTGGAGCAGCTGTTCCAGGAGCTGCAGCCGCTCTACCTGAACCTGCATGCCTACGTGCGCAGGGCCCTCTACCGCTTCTATGGGCCCGAGCTCATCGACCTGAGGGGGCCCATCCCCGCCCACGTCCTGG GGAACATGTGGGCTCAGTCCTGGGTCAACATCTTAGACCTGGCCCTGCCCTTCCCGGAGAAGCCCCCCGAGGACATCACGAAGATCATGCAAGGCCAG CACTGGAAGCCTGAGAAAATGTTCCAAGAGGCTGAAAAATTCTTCACCTCCATGGGGCTGCTTTCCACCCCTCCTGAGTTCTGGAAAAACTCCATGATGGAAAGGCCAACTGACGGGCGGGAGGTGGAGTGCCACGCGTCCGCCTGGGACTTCTACAACGGGAAGGACTTCAG GATAAAGAAGTGCACCGAAGTGACCATAGAAGACCTGCTGTCCATCTTCCACCAGATGGGCCACATCCAGTACTTCCTGCAATACAAGAACCTTTCGGTGATCTTCCGCGCAGGCGCCAACCCAGCCTTCGAGGAGGCCGTGGGGTCGGTGGTCACCCTTTCAGCCTCTTCCCACAAGCACCTGCTCAACAGAGGCCTGCTCAGCCAACAGCACCAGGACAAAG AGGAGGAGGTCAATTTCCTGATGAGCGTTGCCCTGGAGAAGATCGCCTTCATCCCCTTCGCCTACCTGATGGACCTGTTTCGCTGGAAGGTCTTTGACGGCACCATCGAGAAGGATGTGTACAACCAGGAGTGGTGGAACCTCAG GTTGAAGTACCAGGGCCTGTGCCCTCCCATCCCTCGGACAGAGGAGGACTTTGATCCAGGCGCCAAGTTCCACATCTCTGCCAGCTTGCCCTACATACG GTACTTTCTCAGCCTCGTGCTCCAATTCCAGTTCCATGAAGCACTCTGCAAGGCCTCGGGCCACATGGGGCCGCTGCACCGCTGTGACATCTATAACTCCAAGGAGGCTGGGAAGCTCCTGGA GGATGTCCTGAAGCTGGGCTCGAGCAAGCCCTGGCCGGAGGTCCTGGAGAAGATGACCGGGGAGACCAAGGTGTCTACAAAGGCCCTCATGACCTACTTCAAGCCCCTGCTGAACTGGCTGGTCACTGAGAACGTGCGGCAGGGGGAGATACTGGGCTGGCCAGACTTCAGCTGTTCCTTTGAAG aaagagaaacaagcaGGGCAGCATTCCTGGGGATGGAGCTGAACTCTGACCAGGTCAAATCCTGGCAGTGGACGTTGCTGGCCCTGAGCTTTGTCATGTTACTGGCAGTCCTGCTGCTGGGCCGCAGGCTGTACACCATGGAAAAAAGCTCACTGACCCAAGACACCAGTACACAAGACACCTGGTCACAGAGCACGCGGTCACAGAGCCCCAGATCACAGGATGCCAGCGCCATCAAGCCAGCATCGAAAGCCTGCTTTCTGGGCATAGCGATGGAGCCCCACCAAGTTGTCAAGAGACAGTGGATGCTGCTgggcctctgcctcctcctgaTGCTGTGCTCCATTGGCCTCATCATTTGGATTTTCACACAGCACAACAGGAAGCCTCCGTGGATGAGAGATGAATGGGGGAGCTGGGACTAG
- the LOC133232622 gene encoding angiotensin-converting enzyme-like protein Ace3 isoform X3, giving the protein METTYSMAQVCLNEGPCLPLEPDLEEVMATSRDQKELLWAWQGWRDAVGRQLRMTFERYVQLSNKAAKLNGYQDMGALWRSKYESDTLQKDLEQLFQELQPLYLNLHAYVRRALYRFYGPELIDLRGPIPAHVLGNMWAQSWVNILDLALPFPEKPPEDITKIMQGQHWKPEKMFQEAEKFFTSMGLLSTPPEFWKNSMMERPTDGREVECHASAWDFYNGKDFRIKKCTEVTIEDLLSIFHQMGHIQYFLQYKNLSVIFRAGANPAFEEAVGSVVTLSASSHKHLLNRGLLSQQHQDKEEEVNFLMSVALEKIAFIPFAYLMDLFRWKVFDGTIEKDVYNQEWWNLRLKYQGLCPPIPRTEEDFDPGAKFHISASLPYIRYFLSLVLQFQFHEALCKASGHMGPLHRCDIYNSKEAGKLLEDVLKLGSSKPWPEVLEKMTGETKVSTKALMTYFKPLLNWLVTENVRQGEILGWPDFSCSFEERETSRAAFLGMELNSDQVKSWQWTLLALSFVMLLAVLLLGRRLYTMEKSSLTQDTSTQDTWSQSTRSQSPRSQDASAIKPASKACFLGIAMEPHQVVKRQWMLLGLCLLLMLCSIGLIIWIFTQHNRKPPWMRDEWGSWD; this is encoded by the exons ATGGAGACCACGTACAGCATGGCCCAGGTCTGCCTGAATGAGGGGCCCTGCCTGCCCCTGGAGCCTG ACCTCGAAGAAGTCATGGCCACCTCCCGAGACCAGAAGGAGCTGCTGTGGGCCTGGCAGGGCTGGCGGGACGCCGTGGGTCGCCAGCTCCGCATGACCTTTGAGCGCTACGTGCAGCTCAGCAACAAGGCTGCGAAGCTCAATG GTTACCAAGACATGGGGGCCTTGTGGAGGTCCAAGTACGAGTCCGACACGCTGCAGAAAGACCTGGAGCAGCTGTTCCAGGAGCTGCAGCCGCTCTACCTGAACCTGCATGCCTACGTGCGCAGGGCCCTCTACCGCTTCTATGGGCCCGAGCTCATCGACCTGAGGGGGCCCATCCCCGCCCACGTCCTGG GGAACATGTGGGCTCAGTCCTGGGTCAACATCTTAGACCTGGCCCTGCCCTTCCCGGAGAAGCCCCCCGAGGACATCACGAAGATCATGCAAGGCCAG CACTGGAAGCCTGAGAAAATGTTCCAAGAGGCTGAAAAATTCTTCACCTCCATGGGGCTGCTTTCCACCCCTCCTGAGTTCTGGAAAAACTCCATGATGGAAAGGCCAACTGACGGGCGGGAGGTGGAGTGCCACGCGTCCGCCTGGGACTTCTACAACGGGAAGGACTTCAG GATAAAGAAGTGCACCGAAGTGACCATAGAAGACCTGCTGTCCATCTTCCACCAGATGGGCCACATCCAGTACTTCCTGCAATACAAGAACCTTTCGGTGATCTTCCGCGCAGGCGCCAACCCAGCCTTCGAGGAGGCCGTGGGGTCGGTGGTCACCCTTTCAGCCTCTTCCCACAAGCACCTGCTCAACAGAGGCCTGCTCAGCCAACAGCACCAGGACAAAG AGGAGGAGGTCAATTTCCTGATGAGCGTTGCCCTGGAGAAGATCGCCTTCATCCCCTTCGCCTACCTGATGGACCTGTTTCGCTGGAAGGTCTTTGACGGCACCATCGAGAAGGATGTGTACAACCAGGAGTGGTGGAACCTCAG GTTGAAGTACCAGGGCCTGTGCCCTCCCATCCCTCGGACAGAGGAGGACTTTGATCCAGGCGCCAAGTTCCACATCTCTGCCAGCTTGCCCTACATACG GTACTTTCTCAGCCTCGTGCTCCAATTCCAGTTCCATGAAGCACTCTGCAAGGCCTCGGGCCACATGGGGCCGCTGCACCGCTGTGACATCTATAACTCCAAGGAGGCTGGGAAGCTCCTGGA GGATGTCCTGAAGCTGGGCTCGAGCAAGCCCTGGCCGGAGGTCCTGGAGAAGATGACCGGGGAGACCAAGGTGTCTACAAAGGCCCTCATGACCTACTTCAAGCCCCTGCTGAACTGGCTGGTCACTGAGAACGTGCGGCAGGGGGAGATACTGGGCTGGCCAGACTTCAGCTGTTCCTTTGAAG aaagagaaacaagcaGGGCAGCATTCCTGGGGATGGAGCTGAACTCTGACCAGGTCAAATCCTGGCAGTGGACGTTGCTGGCCCTGAGCTTTGTCATGTTACTGGCAGTCCTGCTGCTGGGCCGCAGGCTGTACACCATGGAAAAAAGCTCACTGACCCAAGACACCAGTACACAAGACACCTGGTCACAGAGCACGCGGTCACAGAGCCCCAGATCACAGGATGCCAGCGCCATCAAGCCAGCATCGAAAGCCTGCTTTCTGGGCATAGCGATGGAGCCCCACCAAGTTGTCAAGAGACAGTGGATGCTGCTgggcctctgcctcctcctgaTGCTGTGCTCCATTGGCCTCATCATTTGGATTTTCACACAGCACAACAGGAAGCCTCCGTGGATGAGAGATGAATGGGGGAGCTGGGACTAG
- the LOC133232622 gene encoding angiotensin-converting enzyme-like protein Ace3 isoform X2 → MELDRDWATASSGSAVLLVMGTRWTCPGPSLLVLFCCAVAQGDQDSDQLYNETVAKAFLEFYERTAQVVWNQFMAAAWNYVTNITKKNQEEMLYKDVEKSQHTLYFGTRARMFKIANFQDSDVKRMLSKLLNVDKAALPKEELREYNEILAYMETTYSMAQVCLNEGPCLPLEPDLEEVMATSRDQKELLWAWQGWRDAVGRQLRMTFERYVQLSNKAAKLNGNMWAQSWVNILDLALPFPEKPPEDITKIMQGQHWKPEKMFQEAEKFFTSMGLLSTPPEFWKNSMMERPTDGREVECHASAWDFYNGKDFRIKKCTEVTIEDLLSIFHQMGHIQYFLQYKNLSVIFRAGANPAFEEAVGSVVTLSASSHKHLLNRGLLSQQHQDKEEEVNFLMSVALEKIAFIPFAYLMDLFRWKVFDGTIEKDVYNQEWWNLRLKYQGLCPPIPRTEEDFDPGAKFHISASLPYIRYFLSLVLQFQFHEALCKASGHMGPLHRCDIYNSKEAGKLLEDVLKLGSSKPWPEVLEKMTGETKVSTKALMTYFKPLLNWLVTENVRQGEILGWPDFSCSFEERETSRAAFLGMELNSDQVKSWQWTLLALSFVMLLAVLLLGRRLYTMEKSSLTQDTSTQDTWSQSTRSQSPRSQDASAIKPASKACFLGIAMEPHQVVKRQWMLLGLCLLLMLCSIGLIIWIFTQHNRKPPWMRDEWGSWD, encoded by the exons ATGGAGCTGGACCGTGATTGGGCCACAGCCTCCTCCGGCTCTGCTGTTCTTTTGGTCATGGGAACAAGATGGACTTGCCCTGGCCCTTCCCTCCTTGTGCTCTTCTGTTGTGCCGTGGCTCAGGGTGACCAGGACTCAG ACCAGCTCTACAATGAGACTGTGGCAAAGGCCTTCCTGGAGTTTTACGAGCGAACAGCCCAGGTTGTATGGAACCAGTTCATGGCGGCCGCCTGGAACTATGTCACCAAcatcacaaagaaaaatcaagaggAGATG CTGTACAAGGACGTGGAGAAGTCCCAGCACACACTGTACTTTGGCACGCGGGCCCGCATGTTTAAGATCGCCAACTTCCAGGACTCGGACGTGAAGCGCATGCTGAGTAAGCTGCTGAACGTAGACAAGGCGGCCCTGCCCAAGGAGGAGCTCCGGGAG TACAACGAGATTCTGGCCTACATGGAGACCACGTACAGCATGGCCCAGGTCTGCCTGAATGAGGGGCCCTGCCTGCCCCTGGAGCCTG ACCTCGAAGAAGTCATGGCCACCTCCCGAGACCAGAAGGAGCTGCTGTGGGCCTGGCAGGGCTGGCGGGACGCCGTGGGTCGCCAGCTCCGCATGACCTTTGAGCGCTACGTGCAGCTCAGCAACAAGGCTGCGAAGCTCAATG GGAACATGTGGGCTCAGTCCTGGGTCAACATCTTAGACCTGGCCCTGCCCTTCCCGGAGAAGCCCCCCGAGGACATCACGAAGATCATGCAAGGCCAG CACTGGAAGCCTGAGAAAATGTTCCAAGAGGCTGAAAAATTCTTCACCTCCATGGGGCTGCTTTCCACCCCTCCTGAGTTCTGGAAAAACTCCATGATGGAAAGGCCAACTGACGGGCGGGAGGTGGAGTGCCACGCGTCCGCCTGGGACTTCTACAACGGGAAGGACTTCAG GATAAAGAAGTGCACCGAAGTGACCATAGAAGACCTGCTGTCCATCTTCCACCAGATGGGCCACATCCAGTACTTCCTGCAATACAAGAACCTTTCGGTGATCTTCCGCGCAGGCGCCAACCCAGCCTTCGAGGAGGCCGTGGGGTCGGTGGTCACCCTTTCAGCCTCTTCCCACAAGCACCTGCTCAACAGAGGCCTGCTCAGCCAACAGCACCAGGACAAAG AGGAGGAGGTCAATTTCCTGATGAGCGTTGCCCTGGAGAAGATCGCCTTCATCCCCTTCGCCTACCTGATGGACCTGTTTCGCTGGAAGGTCTTTGACGGCACCATCGAGAAGGATGTGTACAACCAGGAGTGGTGGAACCTCAG GTTGAAGTACCAGGGCCTGTGCCCTCCCATCCCTCGGACAGAGGAGGACTTTGATCCAGGCGCCAAGTTCCACATCTCTGCCAGCTTGCCCTACATACG GTACTTTCTCAGCCTCGTGCTCCAATTCCAGTTCCATGAAGCACTCTGCAAGGCCTCGGGCCACATGGGGCCGCTGCACCGCTGTGACATCTATAACTCCAAGGAGGCTGGGAAGCTCCTGGA GGATGTCCTGAAGCTGGGCTCGAGCAAGCCCTGGCCGGAGGTCCTGGAGAAGATGACCGGGGAGACCAAGGTGTCTACAAAGGCCCTCATGACCTACTTCAAGCCCCTGCTGAACTGGCTGGTCACTGAGAACGTGCGGCAGGGGGAGATACTGGGCTGGCCAGACTTCAGCTGTTCCTTTGAAG aaagagaaacaagcaGGGCAGCATTCCTGGGGATGGAGCTGAACTCTGACCAGGTCAAATCCTGGCAGTGGACGTTGCTGGCCCTGAGCTTTGTCATGTTACTGGCAGTCCTGCTGCTGGGCCGCAGGCTGTACACCATGGAAAAAAGCTCACTGACCCAAGACACCAGTACACAAGACACCTGGTCACAGAGCACGCGGTCACAGAGCCCCAGATCACAGGATGCCAGCGCCATCAAGCCAGCATCGAAAGCCTGCTTTCTGGGCATAGCGATGGAGCCCCACCAAGTTGTCAAGAGACAGTGGATGCTGCTgggcctctgcctcctcctgaTGCTGTGCTCCATTGGCCTCATCATTTGGATTTTCACACAGCACAACAGGAAGCCTCCGTGGATGAGAGATGAATGGGGGAGCTGGGACTAG